From the genome of Burkholderia cepacia ATCC 25416:
CCGCTTCAGGCCAAGGCTAGGATTTTTCGGTTTTCCGCGGCGCGAGGCGGTCTAGCCATTTCCACCCGGCCCAGCGGTCTCCGCTATGGCGCAGGTGCGTATAGCGCTTCAGCGAGATCCAGCTCCGGTGTCCCGTTACAGCCGCCACGTGAGGGATATTCCAGCCCATCTCGAACAGCCGCGACGCGCCCTCGTGGCGCAGATCGTGAAATTTCAGGTCTTCGATGCCGAGGAATGCGCAGGCGTCCGTGAAGCTGTCGCTGATCGACCGGTGATTGTATGGGAAGATCGGGCCCGAGGCAGGGCGCAAAGCCTCGACGATCCGCGCGGCCTCTGGCGGCACGTCGCACCACGTGTCGTTTCCTTTTTTTTGTCCCGGGTGCTTCATGTCGCGCACCAGCTGCCGATCGCCCTCGAAGTCCTCGATCCGGATCCTGGTAATTTCTTCCTGCCGGCGCGTGGAGAACATCGCGTAGACGATGATCTGGCGCATCGGGATCGTAGCCCGGCCGCGCGTCTCCATCTCGGTGTAGTAGGTGAGGATCCGGTCGAGTTCGTCCGGTGTCGGCCGGCGGTCGCGGTTTCGTGATCGATCTGTCATGCCGAGCCGCCGCAAGACGACCATCGCGTCGTCCAGCTCTTTCTCGTCAAGCGGGTACCCCCATCCCGGCCGCGCAATGCGCACGACGGCCGCCAAATGCGAGATGTAGTTGCTGACTGTCTGCGGCTGCACATTCAAACTGCGCGCGAAATCGACATAGTCGGGGCTTTTCAACGTCGAGCACTTCCGGCTGCCAATCGGCGCGGCCTTGATCGAGTTCAGCACCTGCGTCTTGGTGCGGCCGATTCCTTTCTTGTCCTCCCTCACGTAGCGGTCGATCACGTCCTTCAGCGGCGGATCTTCCTGCTTGGCCGACTCAAGCGCACCGGGCGCCGCGAGCGCCTTTTCGCGCTTCTCCATCCAGGCCCGTGCGGCCGCCTCCCTGTCGAATGTCTCCGCTTCGGTGTAGACGACTTTCCCTTTCTCCTTTCGGCGAATCTGGGCGGTGTACCCTATACTTCCATCCTTACGTTTTCTCGGCGTGATCGTTCCCATGGTCCCCGGTGCTACGCGGCAAAAATCGGAGCTACATCGTAGCACCATAGCCAAAATATTCTCAATTTTCCTACGGGATTCTCAGGAATTCTGCGCCGCCGATAGAGAGTTAAGTGTCTGATGTTTCAGGAAAATTCAATAAAATCAACGGGTAGGCGTGTTTCGGTGGCCCCGATGCTCGACTGGACCGACCGTCATTGCCGTTCGTTCCACCGGACGCTGACGCGCGATACGTGGCTGTATACGGAGATGATCACGACGGGCGCGCTGTTGTTCGGCGATGCCCAGCGGCATCTTGCGTTCACGCCGAACGAATCGCCGGTCGCGCTGCAGTTGGGCGGCAGCGAGCGCGACGATCTGGCGCGCGCGGCGAAGCTCGGCGAGCAGTGGGGCTACGACGAAATCAACCTGAATTGCGGATGTCCGTCCGAGCGTGTGCAGCGCGGCGCGTTCGGCGCGTGCCTGATGAACGAGCCGCAACTCGTCGCGGACTGCGTGAAGGCGATGCGCGATGCGGTGTCGGTGCCGGTTACGGTCAAGCACCGGATCGGTGTCGACGCGGTCGAGGACTACGCATTCGTGCGCGACTTCGTCGGCACGGTGGCCGAGGCTGGCTGCGAAACGTTCGTCGTGCATGCACGCAATGCGATCCTGAAAGGGTTGTCGCCGAAAGAGAACCGCGAGATCCCGCCGCTCAAGTACGACTATGCGTATCGGTTGAAGCGCGATTTTCCTTCGCTCGAGATCGTCATCAACGGCGGCATCACGACGCTCGACGAGGTTGCGCAGCATCTCGAGCATGTCGACGGCGTGATGCTCGGCCGCGAGGCGTATCACAACCCGTACGTGCTCGCGGAGGTCGATGCACGCTTCTATGGATCGACGGCAGCGACGCCGACGCGCGAAGAGGCCGAGGCGAAGCTGATCGAATACTGCGCGGCCGAACTGAAGCGCGGCACCTACCTCGGCGCGATCGTGCGGCATGCGCTCGGACTGTATCGCGGGATGCCCGGTGCACGTGGCTGGCGTCGTGTGCTGTCGGACAACAAGAAGCTTGCACGCGGCGATCTGGCCGTGTTCGACGAGGCGCGCGCGCATCTGAACGAGGCCGAAGAAGTTTTTGAAAAAAAAGCTTTGCAAGATTCAAAAGTGTTCGTATAATCTTGTTCTTCGCTGCTGAAACACAAAAGCAGCGAAGAACAAAAAGCAGTAACAGTGGTGGCTGTAGCTCAGTTGGTAGAGTCCAGGATTGTGATTCCTGTCGTCGTGGGTTCGAGTCCCATCAGCCACCCCAAAGAATTCTGAGCAGTATCAAGCAGTTAGAAACGGCACTGAGATTTTATCCAGTGCCGTTTTTGTTTTGGAATTCCCAAATTGGGAATTACATGCCTCTTCGCTTTACGATTTTCGTTCGATCGTAGACGCGCGCCGTCGTCGCCGGATTCGCATGCAAGTCCGGCAATGCGCCGCGTTCCGCCTTATGCCGCGTCACGTAATACGCGCGCAGGTCGTGGAACGTAAAGCGCCTCCCGATCTTCTTCAGCTCCAGGGCCTTGCTCATCAGCTTCGACCATTCGGTCTTGAAGCCGGCCGGCGTGTAGTGCGTCGCGTATCGATTCGAGAACACGTATAGGCAGTCGTCCTTGCGAGCAGCGCGCAGGCGCGCGATCAGTTCGGTCAGAGCGGGCGTGATCTCGATATGCTCGATCACCTCGCCGCGTTTCTTGCCGCGCTGCTTCGCGCGCTTGACGCGGATCTCGCCGGCGGCTTCGTCGATCTGAGGCCACGCGAGATCGAGAAACTCGACCTTCCGGTTGCCCGCCAGCGCCGCATATTCGGCGGCCATGCCGATGACCGCCTTTTGTCCGCCGAGCGACGCTACCCAGGCGGCGAACGACTGGAAGTCTTCCGGTTCGGGTGCTTCGGTGCGCGGCTGCTCCTCGTTCCGACGAACCTCGCGACAGGGGTTATGCTTGGCCTCGCCGCGGTCGATCGCCAGACCGATCAGGTTCGAAAGCAGCGCAACCTCGCGGTTGGCGCGCACCGGCGCGGCTGCGCGCTCGATGCGCAGATAGCGCGAGACGTGTGTCGCGTCGATGTCGGCGGCGCGCATGTCGCCGAACGTTTCCAGCAGCGGCCCGCTGCATTGCTTGTAGTCGTTGCGCGTGTACTGCGAGTAGCGCTGCCATCCGGGCGTCTCCTGGAACTGCTCCCATAGCCGCGCGATCGTGCCAACGTCGTCGCCGGCGCCGAGCAGGTCGAGCACCTTGCGTATTGCGACGAGCCGGTCCTGGCCGAGGTTGATCGGCTTCTTCCCGACCGGGTGATAGCGGTACGTGAAGCCTTCCTTCCGTTTCCGCGCCTCCATGCGCGGCAGGAGGCCATCACGTTCCCGGTGCTTCTTCATGCTGCGACTCTCCATTTCGGCTGCGCGCGCGGCGCGGCTTCGGCGCGCGGGCGGTTGACCTGCTCCCACGTCAGCATGGGATGCCCGTCAGCCTTTCGCGGCGCGTCGATGCCGAGTGCTTTCTTGATCCACCGGGCCTGCGCCGCACCCTGTTTCAGGCCGCCCGTCAGCTCGACGAGCTCGTCATTGGTCACGATTGGCATGGCTACACCTCCGGGAATTCGTCGTGCGTACGGCCGTCGAGGTGGCGGCCGGCGGCGCGCTTTCCGACCTTGGTAAAGTGGTGGTTCGCCGCGAAGCGGAAAACTGGCTCACGAGCTGGTGTCGTCCCGCATCCGCGGATAGCCGTGCCATTCGGCTCGACAGGCAGCCATTCGCCCCATTGCTTGAACAGAAACGGCACGCCGTAGGCCGTGCACTGGTCGCGAAGATCTCGGGCCCAGCCGGGATGCATCGGCCGCGCGCCGGGGCCGCTTTCGCCGCCGACGATCACCCAGTCGAGTCTGGGCGAGCTGTACCCCGAACCGTCGTCGGCATATTCGGTGGTCGGCCCGTGGATCCATGGCGCATCGGCAGGGCAGTCTTCGCAGGACTGCATTTCCCGCATGCAGCAGACACCCGTTGGATCGAACCAGGCTCGAAGATCGACCGGCCCGAGCAGCGGCTCCATCGATAGAAACCGGCGGCGCGCCGGCGTCATGAGAAGCTTTTCGATGTCGCGATCGGCCTCGACCTGGTCGACGATCGTCGCGCCGAGCGAGACACCCGGCCAGGGTAGCTCGTCCCACGTGTTGATCCCGCACGACAGCTCGTCGACGACTTCGTTTAGCATCGCGTGCGCGTTGCCGATCCGCTTCGTCAAGAGCAGCCAGTCGAGGTTCGGCGTCTTGGCGATCAACCTGAACAGGTCGACGCGCCATGCCGGATCGACGGCGTTGTCGAACACGTCAGCAAGCGACGCGCAGAATACGCGCTGGCGCCGGCCGTGCGCGGCGAAAAACTCGGCATGTGCCTCTTCCCATGCGAGCGGCTTGCGCCAATTCGCCTGCGACGTGCGGCGGCGCGGCGCGCCGGGCCCCCAGTTCACGGCCGTGCCGCCGGCGAAGCGCGCGTTACGCGTCTCCGCGTAGCAGTGGTCGCAGCCCGGGCCGATCTTCTGGCAGCCTTCCCACGGGTTGAAGGTGTGGTCGCACCATTCGATTTTGGTGTTCTCGCTCACGATGCGTCTCCTGCGCGGGCGGTGTCGTACTTGGCTTTGGCTTCGCGGTAGTGTTCGTCGCAGCAGAAGCCTTGGCCCATCCAAAGCGAGGACGACGGATTGCCGCAGAAGCAGGACGGCATGGGGTTCGCCTGGTTTGCGTTGAACCAGAACTGAGCATGCTTGCCGTGCGGCGCGTCGAAATCGGGGAGGTGGCCCGGACCGGCCAAGGTATTGACGATCCAGCTCAGGCCCGCTTCAGCGCCGTTGCCGTGCTGCCACTCGATAACGGCGGACTGCATGGCAACGGTTTGGTCGTGGATGATGTCCGACAGCGTCTTGATGAGAGACTCCGACCGCACGACGTCGCGCGTCTTCTGTTCTTCACGCTTCAGACGCTCGCGC
Proteins encoded in this window:
- a CDS encoding tyrosine-type recombinase/integrase; its protein translation is MGTITPRKRKDGSIGYTAQIRRKEKGKVVYTEAETFDREAAARAWMEKREKALAAPGALESAKQEDPPLKDVIDRYVREDKKGIGRTKTQVLNSIKAAPIGSRKCSTLKSPDYVDFARSLNVQPQTVSNYISHLAAVVRIARPGWGYPLDEKELDDAMVVLRRLGMTDRSRNRDRRPTPDELDRILTYYTEMETRGRATIPMRQIIVYAMFSTRRQEEITRIRIEDFEGDRQLVRDMKHPGQKKGNDTWCDVPPEAARIVEALRPASGPIFPYNHRSISDSFTDACAFLGIEDLKFHDLRHEGASRLFEMGWNIPHVAAVTGHRSWISLKRYTHLRHSGDRWAGWKWLDRLAPRKTEKS
- a CDS encoding phage Gp37/Gp68 family protein, translated to MSENTKIEWCDHTFNPWEGCQKIGPGCDHCYAETRNARFAGGTAVNWGPGAPRRRTSQANWRKPLAWEEAHAEFFAAHGRRQRVFCASLADVFDNAVDPAWRVDLFRLIAKTPNLDWLLLTKRIGNAHAMLNEVVDELSCGINTWDELPWPGVSLGATIVDQVEADRDIEKLLMTPARRRFLSMEPLLGPVDLRAWFDPTGVCCMREMQSCEDCPADAPWIHGPTTEYADDGSGYSSPRLDWVIVGGESGPGARPMHPGWARDLRDQCTAYGVPFLFKQWGEWLPVEPNGTAIRGCGTTPAREPVFRFAANHHFTKVGKRAAGRHLDGRTHDEFPEV
- a CDS encoding tyrosine-type recombinase/integrase — its product is MLDLLGAGDDVGTIARLWEQFQETPGWQRYSQYTRNDYKQCSGPLLETFGDMRAADIDATHVSRYLRIERAAAPVRANREVALLSNLIGLAIDRGEAKHNPCREVRRNEEQPRTEAPEPEDFQSFAAWVASLGGQKAVIGMAAEYAALAGNRKVEFLDLAWPQIDEAAGEIRVKRAKQRGKKRGEVIEHIEITPALTELIARLRAARKDDCLYVFSNRYATHYTPAGFKTEWSKLMSKALELKKIGRRFTFHDLRAYYVTRHKAERGALPDLHANPATTARVYDRTKIVKRRGM
- a CDS encoding DUF4224 domain-containing protein, which translates into the protein MPIVTNDELVELTGGLKQGAAQARWIKKALGIDAPRKADGHPMLTWEQVNRPRAEAAPRAQPKWRVAA
- the dusA gene encoding tRNA dihydrouridine(20/20a) synthase DusA — protein: MFQENSIKSTGRRVSVAPMLDWTDRHCRSFHRTLTRDTWLYTEMITTGALLFGDAQRHLAFTPNESPVALQLGGSERDDLARAAKLGEQWGYDEINLNCGCPSERVQRGAFGACLMNEPQLVADCVKAMRDAVSVPVTVKHRIGVDAVEDYAFVRDFVGTVAEAGCETFVVHARNAILKGLSPKENREIPPLKYDYAYRLKRDFPSLEIVINGGITTLDEVAQHLEHVDGVMLGREAYHNPYVLAEVDARFYGSTAATPTREEAEAKLIEYCAAELKRGTYLGAIVRHALGLYRGMPGARGWRRVLSDNKKLARGDLAVFDEARAHLNEAEEVFEKKALQDSKVFV